The following are encoded together in the Ignavibacteria bacterium genome:
- the ruvA gene encoding Holliday junction branch migration protein RuvA, translated as MIALLRGKVLHKSPTEIVVDVNGVGYAASISLSTFQALEHSSKEIQLFTHLYVREDTIQLFGFATEFEREMFRLLITVSGIGPKMAQTILSGMNTEELRNAIFSQNVTLLTTISGVGKKTAERLIVELRDKLGKVEVKESFVSIPYAQTSVVTESINALTSLGYNRIQAEQTVRTIVQQSNEGTLSVEEIIKRSLKKT; from the coding sequence ATGATTGCACTTCTTCGTGGGAAAGTACTTCACAAATCTCCAACAGAAATAGTTGTTGATGTCAATGGCGTTGGTTATGCGGCATCAATTTCTCTTTCAACATTTCAAGCGTTGGAGCATTCTTCAAAAGAAATTCAACTCTTCACGCATTTGTACGTTCGCGAAGATACAATACAACTCTTCGGCTTTGCGACAGAATTCGAACGCGAAATGTTTAGATTGTTAATTACGGTTTCTGGCATCGGTCCGAAAATGGCACAAACAATTCTTTCCGGAATGAATACGGAAGAATTACGCAATGCAATTTTTTCGCAAAACGTAACGTTGCTTACAACGATTTCCGGCGTCGGCAAAAAAACCGCAGAACGTTTGATTGTGGAATTGCGCGACAAACTCGGAAAAGTGGAAGTGAAAGAATCGTTCGTATCAATTCCGTATGCGCAAACCTCTGTGGTTACGGAATCTATAAATGCGTTAACATCGCTTGGTTACAACAGAATTCAAGCAGAGCAAACGGTACGTACTATTGTTCAACAATCAAACGAGGGAACATTATCCGTTGAAGAAATTATCAAACGTTCGTTGAAGAAAACGTAA
- the gyrB gene encoding DNA topoisomerase (ATP-hydrolyzing) subunit B, giving the protein MAKNKLEELEEKTNGETYTADDITVLKGLEAVRRRPAMYIGDVSSRGLHHLVYEVVDNSIDEALAGYCTDVNVTFNKDGSVSVQDNGRGIPVDIHPEEKRSALEVVMTVLHAGGKFDKDSYKVSGGLHGVGVSVVNALSEWLEVEVVRDGKIHFQKYKKGDPVEAVKVIGKAGKQGTGTKVTFYPDGTIFKNRTFKFEIIAERLRELAFLNPSVTLTLKEEATQQEETFHFKGGLLEFLKYTDATRPSIMKKSFYASGKGEDESGRTVEVEVAFQYNNGYSENLFSYVNNINTHEGGTHLVGFRTSLTRTLNNHASKNNLIKDAKIQLTGDDFREGLTAVVSVKVPEPQFEGQTKTKLGNSEIKGIVEGVVGEQLSTWLEENPSVAKNIIEKCLRAAEAREAARKARELARRKNALDGGGLPGKLADCSINDPEHCELYLVEGDSAGGSAKQGRDRKFQAILPLKGKILNVEKARLHKMLENEEIRAIFTAIGTGVGDGFNPEKLRYNKIILMCDADVDGSHIRTLLLTLLFRHMKELVELGHVYIAQPPLYKLKKGKQEFYAYDDEERDDILKRLKSEKKNGSEKEVEEEETGEEVAIAEGEAPVKKGNVVISRYKGLGEMTPEQLWSTTMNPETRTVLQVTLENAADADRTFSILMGDEVEPRRQFIEKNAKYVRNLDV; this is encoded by the coding sequence ATGGCAAAAAACAAATTAGAAGAACTCGAAGAAAAAACAAACGGCGAAACGTACACCGCTGATGACATTACCGTTTTAAAAGGACTTGAAGCAGTGCGTCGTCGTCCGGCGATGTATATTGGCGATGTCAGTTCTCGCGGATTACACCATCTCGTGTATGAAGTCGTTGATAACTCGATAGACGAAGCGCTCGCGGGATATTGCACCGATGTCAACGTTACGTTCAACAAAGACGGTTCTGTTTCCGTGCAAGATAATGGTCGCGGAATTCCCGTGGACATTCATCCCGAAGAAAAACGCAGCGCTCTTGAAGTTGTAATGACCGTGTTGCACGCGGGAGGAAAGTTCGATAAAGATTCATACAAAGTTTCCGGTGGATTGCATGGAGTTGGCGTTTCCGTTGTAAATGCGTTAAGCGAATGGCTCGAAGTCGAAGTTGTGCGCGACGGAAAAATTCATTTTCAAAAATATAAAAAAGGCGATCCGGTAGAAGCAGTAAAAGTAATCGGCAAAGCGGGCAAACAAGGAACGGGAACAAAAGTTACATTTTATCCTGATGGAACAATTTTCAAAAACAGAACATTCAAGTTTGAAATTATTGCAGAACGGTTGCGCGAACTTGCGTTTCTGAATCCATCCGTTACGCTCACACTGAAAGAAGAAGCAACGCAACAAGAAGAAACATTTCATTTCAAAGGCGGATTGCTCGAGTTTTTGAAATACACTGATGCAACGCGCCCTTCCATAATGAAAAAATCTTTTTACGCAAGTGGAAAAGGCGAAGACGAAAGCGGGCGAACGGTGGAAGTAGAAGTAGCGTTTCAGTATAACAATGGTTACAGTGAAAATTTGTTTTCGTACGTGAACAACATCAACACGCACGAAGGAGGAACACATCTCGTTGGTTTTAGAACGTCACTCACGCGCACGTTGAATAATCACGCATCGAAAAATAATCTCATCAAAGATGCAAAAATTCAACTCACCGGTGATGATTTTCGTGAAGGATTGACGGCAGTTGTCAGCGTGAAAGTTCCGGAACCGCAATTTGAGGGACAGACAAAAACGAAACTCGGCAACAGCGAAATAAAAGGAATTGTTGAAGGCGTTGTCGGCGAACAACTTTCAACGTGGCTCGAAGAAAATCCGAGTGTAGCAAAAAATATAATCGAAAAATGTTTACGCGCCGCAGAAGCACGAGAAGCCGCAAGAAAAGCGAGAGAACTTGCGCGAAGAAAAAATGCGCTTGACGGCGGCGGACTTCCAGGAAAACTTGCGGATTGTTCCATCAACGATCCGGAACATTGCGAGTTGTATTTGGTTGAGGGAGATTCTGCAGGCGGTAGCGCAAAGCAAGGGCGCGATAGAAAATTTCAAGCGATACTTCCGCTGAAAGGAAAAATTTTGAACGTGGAAAAAGCGCGCTTGCACAAAATGTTGGAGAATGAAGAAATCCGCGCAATTTTTACTGCGATCGGAACAGGTGTCGGTGACGGTTTCAATCCGGAAAAACTTCGATACAATAAAATTATTCTGATGTGCGATGCCGATGTTGATGGTTCGCATATCCGCACGTTGTTGCTCACGTTGTTGTTCCGCCATATGAAAGAGCTCGTAGAACTTGGACATGTATATATTGCGCAACCGCCGTTGTATAAATTAAAAAAAGGTAAGCAAGAATTTTATGCGTACGATGATGAAGAGCGCGATGATATTTTGAAACGCTTAAAATCTGAAAAGAAAAATGGAAGTGAAAAAGAAGTCGAGGAAGAAGAAACGGGAGAAGAAGTTGCAATTGCAGAAGGTGAAGCGCCGGTGAAAAAAGGAAACGTTGTGATTTCCCGCTACAAAGGTTTGGGAGAAATGACACCGGAACAATTATGGTCAACAACAATGAATCCCGAAACGCGAACCGTGTTGCAAGTAACGCTGGAAAATGCCGCCGATGCCGATAGAACGTTTTCCATTTTGATGGGCGATGAAGTCGAACCGCGTCGTCAATTCATCGAGAAGAATGCGAAGTATGTGAGAAATTTGGATGTGTGA
- the ruvC gene encoding crossover junction endodeoxyribonuclease RuvC — protein sequence MMTILGIDPGTRITGVGILDTTSKQKKEIRILFSDAILLNPKDTMPMRLKEIFEALSLLVKKFNPGEVAIETMFYGKNAQSAMKLGHARGVAMLVGVLNNLPVYEYSPREVKKSVVGYGNASKEQVQAMVQRLLKLKSAPKHFDETDALAVALCHFNSRNYSSNILLQQRAKRFKNWRSFLEQNPQKLVIRN from the coding sequence GTGATGACCATCCTCGGCATTGACCCCGGCACACGCATTACCGGCGTTGGAATTCTTGATACAACTTCAAAACAAAAAAAAGAAATACGTATTCTTTTCAGCGATGCAATACTTCTTAATCCGAAAGACACAATGCCGATGCGATTGAAAGAAATTTTTGAAGCGCTTTCGTTACTTGTAAAAAAATTCAATCCGGGAGAGGTTGCAATCGAAACTATGTTTTACGGAAAGAATGCGCAATCTGCAATGAAACTCGGACACGCGCGCGGTGTTGCAATGCTTGTCGGCGTGTTGAACAATCTTCCCGTATATGAATATTCTCCGCGCGAAGTAAAAAAATCCGTTGTCGGCTATGGCAACGCATCGAAAGAACAAGTGCAGGCAATGGTTCAGCGATTGTTGAAATTAAAATCTGCGCCAAAACATTTCGATGAAACAGATGCGCTTGCCGTTGCCCTGTGCCATTTCAATTCGAGAAATTATTCTTCAAATATTCTTTTGCAACAAAGAGCAAAACGATTCAAAAACTGGAGATCATTTCTTGAACAGAATCCCCAAAAACTTGTTATCCGAAATTAG